The segment TGGAGAATAAATAAATAATATGAATAAAACCATAAATAACATATATGCCCAGAAACGAACGCGTTCTGCAAAAGCTCCTGTTATTAACGCAGGTGTTATGATAGCAAATTTTGCTTGAAACAAAGCAAACAATATAAAAGGAATCGTTGGAGCTAATTCCCATGCTGTATTAGCACTTACTCCTTGGAAAAACAAGTTATGGGAAGGGTCTCCAATAAAACCTCCAATTGAAGGTCCAAAACACAGTCCAAATCCAACTACAACCCAAAGTACAGTTACAATTACCATAGCTATAAAGCTTTGTAGTACTGTACTAATTACATTTTTCTTACCAACCATTCCTCCATAAAAGAAACCAAGTCCTGGGGTCATTAACAACACAAGTCCTGTTGCGCAAAGCATCCAAGCAGTATCTCCAGTATCTAATTTTAGATTAACTACGTGAGCACCTAATGTTGTCCCTTCTGGAAATAAATAAATTGAAAAAACAGATAGTACTAAAATTGTAATCAGAATTACACTTAAAATAATTTTTCTCATAAATATGGTTTTTTAATGTTAATTATTTGCTAAAACTATTAATAAATTATTGTAACCCCCAAATATTTATATATAAAAAGTTAATTTTTATTAAATTATTAAATTTAACCCTAAAAATTATAGGGTATGCATATAAAATAAAATATTTTTAGAATTTAATAACCCACTTTTTTAAAAACCATATTTTTCTTAAATAATTAATAATAAAAAAGGTATCAGAAATTAATCTGATACCTAATACTATTTTAAGTTTTAAAATTTTAAGAGTTATCTCGAATAATTCGGAGCTTCTTTAGTAATGGTTACATTATGCGGATGGCTTTCACCAATGCCACTTGTGGTGATTCTAACAAAGCGTCCGGTTTCCTGTAGCGTTGGAATATCTTTTGCACCACAGTAACCCATTCCGGCACGAAGCCCGCCAACAAATTGCTGCATGCTTTCGTTTAATTCGCCTTTGTATGGAACCCGGCCAACAATTCCTTCCGGAACTAATTTTTTGATATCGTCTTCGACATCCTGGAAATAACGGTCTTTTGAACCTTCCTGCATCGCTTCTACAGAACCCATACCGCGATAGGATTTGAATTTTCTTCCTTCAAATATTATAGTTTCTCCCGGAGATTCTTTTGTTCCGGCTAAAAGTGAACCTAACATTACACTATCTGCACCAGCTGCAATCGCTTTTGGAATATCACCGGTATATCGAATTCCACCATCGGCAATTACAGGAACTCCGGTTCCTCTTAATGCTGCAGCAACTTCTAAAACTGCTGAGAACTGCGGGAATCCAACTCCGGCCACCACTCGTGTTGTGCAAATAGAACCAGGTCCAATTCCAACTTTCACAGCATCAGCACCATTTTGAACCAGATATAATGCTGCTTCAGGAGTAGCGATGTTGCCAACAACCACATCAAGGTTTGGAAACTTGGCTTTGACTTCTTTTAAAACAGAAACAACACCTTGCGTATGTCCGTGAGCGGTATCAATAATGACAGCATCAACTCCGGCGTTTACCAAAGCAGTTGCTCTTTCCAAAGCATCAGCAGTTACACCTAATGCAGCTGCAACTCTAAGACGACCAAATCTATCTTTGTTAGCAATTGGTTTTTGAGTCAGTTTGGTTATATCTCTAAAAGTAATTAATCCTATAAGTTTGAAGTTGTCATCAACTACAGGAAGTTTTTCTATTTTGTTTTTCTGAAGGATTCCTTCGGCTTCCTGCAAAGTTGTTCCTTCTGCAGCTGTTACCAGATTTTCAGAAGTCATTACTTCTAATATAGAACGGGAATTTATTTTTTCGAAACGCAAATCCCTGTTGGTTGCAATTCCTTTTAAGATTCCGTTTTCATCTACAACCGGAATTCCGCCAATGCCAAATTCTTTCATAGCCATCTTAGCATCGCCAACGGTAGCTGTCAATGGTAAGGTAACCGGATCGATAATCATTCCGGCTTCAGCACGTTTTACTTTTCTGACTTTAGCTGCCTGCTGTTCAATCGTCATGTTTTTGTGCAGTACGCCAATGCCGCCTTCCTGAGCCATAGCAATCGCCATAGAACTTTCGGTAACGGTATCCATAGCTGCAGAAACAATAGGAACATTCAAAGTAATATTTCTCGAAAACTTCGATTGAATACTAACTTCACGTGGTAAAACTTCGGAATAATTTGGGATGAGCAGTACATCGTCGTAAGTAAGACCTTCTCCAACGATTTTTGTTGTGTGTGCTTTCATTGCAATTTGTAGTTGTAGTTAAATTGCATGCAAATGTAAGTAATAATTATGAATTATAAGTGATAAGTTATGAGTTAAGGTTAGGTTAAAAAATATAACTCATAATTGACTTAATGATAAGATGTAAAAATCTTTGTCGCTTCATTGTAAGCGCTTTCAAAACTCATTGGACTTGTATTGGTATTTGCTTTTTGTGTAGTGAAATAGGATAGGAGTTTCTCGGTTGGCATATTACCGGTTAAATCATCCTTTGCCATTGGGCAACCGCCAAAACCCTGAATGGCTCCATCAAAACGGACACAGCCGGCTTTGTATGCGGCATCAACTTTTTCGTGCCATTTGTCCGGAGTTGTATGCAAGTGTGCACCAAATTCGATGTGAGGATATTTCGGAATCAGATTCGAAAACAAATAAGTAATCACATCAGGCGTTGAACTTCCAACAGTATCCGAGAGCGAAAGAATTTTAACGCCCATATTCGCCAGTTTTTCTGTCCATTCGCCAACAATCTCAACATTCCAGGGATCACCATACGGATTTCCAAATCCCATAGATATATAAGTAACAACTTCTTTGTTGGAAGCATCCGCAATATCTAAAATTTCCTGAAGTGTTATAAGACTTTCGGCTATGGTCTTGTGTGTATTACGCATCTGAAAGTTCTCTGAAATCGAAAAGGGAAAACCTAAATATTGAATCTCCTTATGTGTTGAAGCTATTTGTGCGCCTTGTGTATTGGCGATAATAGCAAGCAGTTTGCTTTGCGTTTGTGATAAATCTAATTGGGCTAAAACTTCAGCTGTATCCTGCATTTGCGGAATCGCCTTAGGAGAAACAAAACTTCCAAAATCAATTGTATCAAAACCAACCCGAAGCAACGACTGAATGTAATCAACCTTCTTCTGAGTAGGAATAAAGTCTTTGATCCCTTGCATGGCATCTCGTGGACATTCTATGATTTTGATTTTTTCTTTCAAGGTACTGAGGTGCTGAGGCGCTAAGGTACTAAGTTTTTTTTTAAAGAG is part of the Flavobacterium sangjuense genome and harbors:
- a CDS encoding beta/alpha barrel domain-containing protein; the protein is MKEKIKIIECPRDAMQGIKDFIPTQKKVDYIQSLLRVGFDTIDFGSFVSPKAIPQMQDTAEVLAQLDLSQTQSKLLAIIANTQGAQIASTHKEIQYLGFPFSISENFQMRNTHKTIAESLITLQEILDIADASNKEVVTYISMGFGNPYGDPWNVEIVGEWTEKLANMGVKILSLSDTVGSSTPDVITYLFSNLIPKYPHIEFGAHLHTTPDKWHEKVDAAYKAGCVRFDGAIQGFGGCPMAKDDLTGNMPTEKLLSYFTTQKANTNTSPMSFESAYNEATKIFTSYH
- the guaB gene encoding IMP dehydrogenase codes for the protein MKAHTTKIVGEGLTYDDVLLIPNYSEVLPREVSIQSKFSRNITLNVPIVSAAMDTVTESSMAIAMAQEGGIGVLHKNMTIEQQAAKVRKVKRAEAGMIIDPVTLPLTATVGDAKMAMKEFGIGGIPVVDENGILKGIATNRDLRFEKINSRSILEVMTSENLVTAAEGTTLQEAEGILQKNKIEKLPVVDDNFKLIGLITFRDITKLTQKPIANKDRFGRLRVAAALGVTADALERATALVNAGVDAVIIDTAHGHTQGVVSVLKEVKAKFPNLDVVVGNIATPEAALYLVQNGADAVKVGIGPGSICTTRVVAGVGFPQFSAVLEVAAALRGTGVPVIADGGIRYTGDIPKAIAAGADSVMLGSLLAGTKESPGETIIFEGRKFKSYRGMGSVEAMQEGSKDRYFQDVEDDIKKLVPEGIVGRVPYKGELNESMQQFVGGLRAGMGYCGAKDIPTLQETGRFVRITTSGIGESHPHNVTITKEAPNYSR